From Humisphaera borealis, the proteins below share one genomic window:
- a CDS encoding GNAT family N-acetyltransferase, whose protein sequence is MFAAPLSIPGFSLRIVEDRHVGAVYETVRRNLEHLKPWMPWATDEYSLDGCRAWQRKAIEQFARNDGFNAGIFDGPSFIGVIGVHAIDWWNRKTTVGYWIDAAYQGRGIMTAACRVLLSHLFDELKLNRVEIHCATQNVRSCAIPKRLGFVDERVAREAELLPDGRYLDHAIYTMLASEWKGLSLAIVQ, encoded by the coding sequence ATGTTTGCCGCGCCGCTTTCAATCCCCGGATTCTCCCTGCGCATTGTTGAAGACCGCCACGTGGGAGCCGTCTACGAGACGGTTCGGCGGAATCTCGAGCACCTCAAGCCGTGGATGCCTTGGGCGACGGATGAGTACTCGCTTGACGGATGCCGGGCGTGGCAGCGGAAGGCGATCGAGCAGTTTGCCCGCAACGACGGCTTCAATGCCGGCATCTTTGACGGGCCGAGTTTCATTGGCGTGATCGGTGTTCACGCCATCGATTGGTGGAACCGCAAGACGACGGTGGGGTACTGGATCGACGCGGCATATCAGGGCAGGGGCATCATGACGGCGGCATGCCGTGTTTTGCTGTCGCACCTGTTCGACGAGCTAAAGCTAAACCGGGTCGAAATCCATTGTGCGACCCAGAACGTGCGGAGCTGCGCGATACCCAAGCGCCTCGGATTCGTCGACGAGCGCGTCGCACGCGAGGCGGAACTGCTTCCCGACGGGCGGTACCTCGATCACGCGATCTACACGATGCTCGCGAGCGAATGGAAGGGACTTTCTCTAGCGATCGTTCAGTGA
- a CDS encoding sulfatase, producing the protein MYRFIPVIALLLIPSLLHAETPPAKKPNVLLIVSDDLGARLGCYGDPLMKSPNLDKLAARGVRFANAYCQFPLCNPSRASFLTGLRPDTLKVYENATQFRKNIPDAQSVGQTFQKAGYDVARVGKLYHYGVPAQIGTDGLDDEPTWNRRFNPAGRDVKEDKDKVLRTEYDPMEKKTIVKDKNELNQTGGTLSWLASEGSDGEHTDGKIADKAIELLAAAGDKPFFLAIGFFRPHTPYVAPKVPYFGFYPQDKVPVWVEPAGWRDTVPKIALNLKPDQEHMTEAQKREAVQAYYASTSFMDAQAGRVLDKLDELKLTDNTIVVFISDHGYQLGEHAQWQKMCLFELSARVPMIIAAPGGAKGAVSTRPVELVDLHATLADLAGVAAPKTDGTSLRPLVKDPAAAWDKPAITQVTRGGGAGRNNAKAESKRVMGYSVRTEQYRYTQWGASGAELYDHAADPAEMKNLAADPKYAAVVAKLKALLPPTN; encoded by the coding sequence ATGTACCGCTTCATCCCCGTCATAGCCCTGCTGCTCATCCCTTCCCTGCTTCACGCCGAAACGCCGCCGGCGAAGAAGCCCAATGTATTGCTGATCGTCTCTGATGACCTGGGTGCGCGCCTCGGCTGCTATGGCGATCCGCTGATGAAGTCGCCGAACCTCGACAAGCTCGCCGCCCGCGGCGTGCGGTTTGCCAATGCGTATTGCCAATTCCCGCTTTGCAACCCGAGCCGTGCATCGTTCCTGACTGGCCTCCGCCCCGACACACTGAAGGTCTACGAGAACGCCACCCAGTTCCGGAAAAACATTCCCGACGCACAGAGTGTCGGCCAGACGTTTCAGAAGGCCGGTTACGATGTCGCCCGCGTAGGCAAGCTCTATCACTACGGTGTTCCGGCACAGATCGGCACCGATGGTCTCGACGACGAACCGACCTGGAACCGTCGGTTCAATCCCGCCGGCAGGGATGTGAAGGAGGACAAGGACAAGGTCCTTCGCACCGAATACGACCCCATGGAGAAAAAGACCATCGTCAAAGACAAGAACGAGCTAAACCAGACTGGCGGCACGTTGAGTTGGCTGGCGTCGGAAGGCAGCGACGGAGAACACACCGATGGCAAGATCGCCGACAAAGCAATCGAGTTGCTTGCCGCCGCGGGGGATAAGCCATTCTTCCTCGCGATCGGCTTCTTCCGGCCGCACACGCCTTATGTCGCCCCGAAGGTTCCCTACTTCGGCTTCTATCCGCAGGACAAGGTGCCGGTATGGGTCGAGCCCGCGGGCTGGCGCGATACCGTGCCAAAGATCGCGCTGAACCTGAAGCCCGATCAGGAACACATGACCGAGGCCCAAAAGCGTGAAGCGGTGCAGGCGTACTATGCGTCCACCAGCTTCATGGATGCCCAGGCGGGCCGGGTGCTCGACAAGCTGGACGAGTTGAAGTTGACGGATAACACGATCGTCGTGTTCATCAGTGATCACGGCTATCAGCTCGGCGAGCATGCTCAATGGCAGAAGATGTGCCTCTTTGAGCTGTCCGCGCGGGTACCGATGATCATCGCCGCACCCGGCGGCGCGAAAGGTGCCGTATCGACGCGTCCGGTCGAGCTGGTCGATTTACATGCGACTCTGGCGGACTTGGCGGGTGTTGCTGCGCCCAAGACCGACGGCACCAGCCTTAGGCCGCTTGTAAAAGACCCCGCCGCGGCATGGGACAAGCCCGCCATCACCCAGGTGACACGCGGCGGTGGCGCGGGCCGCAACAATGCCAAGGCCGAAAGCAAGCGAGTCATGGGGTACTCGGTTCGAACCGAGCAATACCGATACACGCAATGGGGTGCGTCCGGTGCGGAGCTCTACGACCATGCTGCGGACCCGGCCGAGATGAAGAATCTCGCCGCCGACCCAAAGTACGCAGCCGTCGTGGCAAAGCTGAAAGCTTTGTTGCCGCCGACGAATTAG
- a CDS encoding sulfatase codes for MLNRRTLLALLLLLAGCPVWAADKPARPNILFIAIDDQNDWVGCLKGHPQAKTPNLDAVAARGTNFANAHCQAPLCNPSRTSLMFGLRPSTTGVHGLLPGPRAVAATKDRVSLPQALMAGGYWTYSCGKIYHDGAMRKAPKDKNAPEFDEVGPAPAMPKPKEKIVKAGAGNHPLMDWGVFPDDDKEQADWKIADAAIDALKRTPKEKPFFVACGFRLPHVPCFASQKWFDMYPEASLQMPPVLANDRADVPAFAWYLHWSLPEPRLSALVKAGEWKSLVRAYLACTTFMDSQIGRVVDTLKETGQLDNTIIVIWGDHGWHLGEKGITGKNTLWERSTRVPLVFAGPGITAGQTCKRPAELLDIYPTLVELTGVKKVDGLEGVSLVPQLKDASATRDRPAITTHNQGNHTVRSEHYRYIRYADGSEELYDMQNDPNEWKNLAKDPRLSTVVEDHRKWLPKVDVPAAPGSASRVLTKGENGEWIWEGKVINPKALEE; via the coding sequence ATGCTCAACCGCCGCACCCTTCTCGCGTTACTTCTTTTGCTCGCTGGTTGCCCTGTCTGGGCTGCCGACAAGCCTGCCAGACCCAACATCCTGTTTATCGCGATCGACGACCAGAACGACTGGGTCGGTTGCCTGAAGGGGCATCCGCAGGCGAAGACGCCGAACCTCGACGCCGTCGCGGCACGGGGAACCAATTTCGCGAACGCACACTGCCAGGCGCCGCTGTGTAACCCGTCGCGGACGAGCCTGATGTTCGGCTTGCGACCGAGCACGACCGGCGTCCACGGGCTGTTGCCAGGACCGCGTGCGGTGGCGGCGACCAAGGACCGCGTCTCGCTTCCGCAGGCGCTCATGGCCGGCGGGTACTGGACCTACTCCTGCGGCAAGATCTACCACGACGGCGCGATGCGCAAGGCACCCAAGGACAAGAACGCGCCGGAGTTTGACGAAGTGGGCCCCGCGCCGGCCATGCCCAAGCCGAAGGAGAAGATCGTCAAGGCTGGTGCCGGCAATCATCCGCTCATGGATTGGGGCGTCTTCCCCGACGACGACAAGGAGCAGGCGGATTGGAAGATCGCCGACGCAGCAATCGATGCGCTCAAGCGTACGCCGAAGGAGAAGCCGTTCTTCGTCGCCTGCGGATTTCGGCTTCCACACGTTCCCTGTTTCGCGTCGCAGAAGTGGTTTGACATGTACCCTGAGGCGTCGCTCCAGATGCCGCCGGTGTTGGCGAACGACCGGGCCGATGTGCCGGCGTTCGCATGGTATCTGCACTGGTCGCTTCCCGAGCCGCGGCTGAGCGCGCTGGTTAAGGCCGGCGAGTGGAAATCACTCGTCCGCGCGTACCTCGCATGCACAACGTTCATGGACAGCCAGATCGGGCGGGTCGTCGACACGCTGAAGGAGACCGGCCAACTCGACAACACGATCATTGTCATCTGGGGCGATCACGGCTGGCATCTGGGGGAGAAGGGGATTACCGGCAAGAACACATTGTGGGAGCGTAGTACGCGTGTGCCCCTTGTGTTCGCCGGACCGGGAATCACCGCCGGTCAAACCTGCAAGCGGCCGGCGGAATTACTGGACATCTATCCGACGCTGGTCGAGCTGACTGGCGTGAAGAAGGTCGACGGCCTGGAAGGCGTGAGCCTTGTGCCGCAATTGAAGGACGCGTCGGCGACGCGGGATCGCCCGGCGATCACCACGCACAATCAGGGAAACCACACGGTTCGTAGCGAGCATTACCGCTACATCCGCTATGCCGACGGGTCGGAAGAACTCTACGACATGCAGAACGACCCGAACGAGTGGAAGAACCTGGCGAAAGACCCCCGGCTATCGACAGTGGTTGAAGATCATCGCAAGTGGCTGCCGAAGGTCGATGTTCCCGCCGCCCCCGGTAGCGCCAGCCGTGTGCTGACCAAGGGGGAAAACGGAGAGTGGATCTGGGAGGGGAAAGTGATCAATCCGAAGGCGTTGGAGGAGTAG
- a CDS encoding SDR family oxidoreductase: MAKTAIITGSGSGVGRAVALRMAAEGWTVALVGRTAKGLEETRQLAGTNASNLHVFSCDIADPVAAEKTVAAAVNKLGGVTALVNCAGTNIPRRSLEVLNAGDYQSVIAANLNGTVYFVLGVLPAMRKAGSGTIVNIVSDAGMFANAKAGAAYVASKFGVSGLTQSINAEERQHGIRACAIYPGDIATPLLDKRPVPPPMEARAKMIQPEDMADCVMLCVNLPDRAVVEQMLVRPR; the protein is encoded by the coding sequence GTGGCAAAAACAGCAATCATCACCGGATCGGGCAGCGGCGTCGGCCGTGCCGTCGCACTTCGCATGGCAGCCGAGGGATGGACCGTCGCCCTTGTCGGCCGGACCGCAAAAGGCCTGGAGGAAACCAGGCAACTCGCCGGCACCAACGCCAGCAATCTACACGTGTTTTCCTGCGATATCGCAGATCCCGTGGCGGCCGAGAAGACTGTCGCGGCGGCGGTAAACAAGCTGGGCGGCGTGACCGCGCTGGTGAACTGCGCGGGCACCAATATTCCCCGGCGCTCACTCGAAGTGCTCAACGCCGGCGATTACCAGTCCGTCATCGCGGCCAACCTCAACGGCACGGTTTACTTCGTGCTGGGCGTACTGCCGGCGATGCGGAAGGCAGGATCGGGAACGATCGTCAACATCGTTTCAGACGCCGGCATGTTCGCCAATGCCAAAGCCGGCGCCGCATACGTGGCGAGCAAGTTTGGCGTCTCCGGACTGACACAGTCGATCAACGCCGAGGAACGCCAACACGGCATTCGCGCCTGTGCGATCTATCCGGGCGACATCGCCACACCGCTACTGGACAAGCGACCGGTGCCTCCCCCAATGGAAGCCCGCGCCAAGATGATTCAGCCGGAAGATATGGCCGACTGCGTGATGCTCTGTGTGAACCTGCCGGATAGGGCGGTCGTGGAGCAGATGCTGGTCCGACCCCGCTGA
- a CDS encoding PQQ-dependent sugar dehydrogenase: MARLNPFGIVLALIALAIPAAAEDVPRIKLEKVVQLDKPVEVRHDPAGRLFMVEQTGRALMFENGKVVEEPYLDLSEKVYVAFECGLLGIAFHPKFQSNGLLYASYTTGQLKPGEKEPAVRSVVSEFKVDPKARRVDLATERVVFTLDQPFPNHNGGQIQFGPDGLMYFGFGDGGKGNDTLNAGQDPATWLGKILRIDPTPDPVAKTAYTVPKDNPFVGKEGWKPEIWALGQRNPWRFSFDRQTGDLWAADVGQDIWEEVNLIVKGGNYGWRIREGSHDLWPATPTTTPLIDPVFEYYHDRRAASITGGYVYRGKKIPALQGWYVCGDYSYGTLFGFKYDGKKLSGSGVIVNPQTADRAAGQRPTQPSGFGEDIDGELYMCDINGWVYRIVAP; the protein is encoded by the coding sequence ATGGCACGCCTCAATCCATTCGGCATTGTGTTGGCCCTGATTGCGCTCGCGATCCCCGCGGCCGCCGAGGATGTGCCACGAATCAAGCTTGAGAAGGTCGTCCAGCTCGATAAGCCGGTTGAGGTTCGTCATGATCCCGCCGGTCGGCTTTTCATGGTCGAGCAGACCGGGCGGGCTTTGATGTTCGAAAACGGGAAGGTCGTCGAAGAACCCTACCTCGATCTCTCCGAAAAGGTCTATGTAGCCTTCGAGTGCGGCCTACTCGGAATCGCTTTCCACCCGAAGTTCCAGTCCAACGGGCTGCTCTACGCCAGCTACACCACCGGCCAGCTCAAGCCTGGCGAGAAGGAGCCTGCGGTACGCTCGGTTGTTTCGGAGTTTAAGGTCGATCCAAAGGCCCGCCGGGTCGATCTGGCTACCGAGCGCGTCGTGTTCACGCTTGATCAGCCCTTTCCTAATCATAACGGTGGGCAAATTCAGTTCGGTCCGGACGGCCTGATGTACTTCGGCTTCGGCGATGGCGGCAAAGGGAATGACACCCTCAACGCCGGCCAGGACCCCGCCACCTGGCTCGGCAAGATCCTCCGTATCGACCCCACGCCCGACCCCGTCGCCAAGACGGCGTACACCGTGCCGAAGGACAACCCGTTCGTCGGCAAGGAAGGCTGGAAACCGGAGATCTGGGCGCTCGGACAGCGGAACCCCTGGCGGTTCAGCTTCGACCGTCAGACGGGCGATCTCTGGGCCGCCGACGTAGGGCAGGACATCTGGGAAGAGGTGAACCTGATCGTCAAGGGGGGCAACTACGGTTGGCGGATTCGCGAAGGCAGCCACGACCTCTGGCCGGCCACGCCGACGACCACACCCCTGATCGACCCGGTCTTCGAGTATTACCACGATCGCCGGGCGGCGAGCATCACCGGCGGATACGTGTATCGCGGCAAGAAGATTCCGGCGCTGCAGGGGTGGTACGTCTGTGGGGATTACTCTTACGGAACGCTCTTTGGGTTTAAATACGACGGGAAGAAGCTGTCTGGCTCTGGCGTCATCGTCAACCCGCAGACTGCCGATCGCGCCGCCGGTCAACGGCCGACGCAACCGTCGGGTTTCGGAGAGGACATCGACGGGGAGCTTTACATGTGTGACATCAACGGGTGGGTCTACCGCATCGTCGCGCCGTAA
- a CDS encoding ankyrin repeat domain-containing protein has protein sequence MESRQRQRATIAADPPAVPWASLTAIVALGAVLICWHFGLAFRVLSSDFDFHQRVAEGDTKAVERLIELGADVNSVDRSGNTPLMVACSFGNSPVVKLLLSKGADPRRENRTGATALHAAAGGLITSDECVRQLLHAGVDVDAKSSMGQSPLMLAALHDRLGAVALLIDKGADFTARDSRGRNALWYAAGGGEGQSVRLLVALGLSVSDVDMAGNTPLHDAVAAESERSVAVLLAAGADAERANLDGLTPLNMATRSGNLVMIRSLTGHKVPDFHRWAEPTSSPTWTSIAE, from the coding sequence ATGGAGTCCCGGCAGAGGCAGCGCGCGACGATCGCTGCTGATCCGCCCGCGGTTCCCTGGGCCTCACTTACGGCAATCGTCGCTTTGGGGGCCGTGTTGATCTGCTGGCATTTCGGTCTTGCGTTTCGTGTATTGTCCAGCGATTTCGACTTTCACCAGCGCGTCGCCGAAGGGGATACCAAGGCGGTGGAACGCCTCATCGAATTGGGTGCCGACGTTAATTCGGTTGATCGATCCGGGAATACACCGCTGATGGTTGCGTGCTCGTTTGGCAATTCACCCGTGGTGAAACTGCTTTTGTCCAAGGGTGCTGATCCCCGTCGAGAGAATCGGACTGGTGCTACCGCATTGCACGCTGCTGCTGGTGGACTTATCACGTCTGACGAATGCGTCCGCCAGTTGCTGCATGCTGGTGTCGATGTTGATGCCAAAAGTTCCATGGGGCAGTCGCCGCTGATGCTTGCCGCGTTGCACGACCGTCTTGGAGCTGTGGCGCTGCTGATCGACAAGGGTGCCGACTTTACGGCCCGCGACAGCCGGGGCCGGAACGCCCTGTGGTACGCGGCGGGTGGCGGAGAAGGACAGTCCGTGCGGCTACTGGTCGCACTGGGACTGAGTGTGTCCGATGTGGATATGGCGGGTAACACGCCGCTGCACGACGCGGTAGCCGCCGAGTCGGAACGGTCGGTCGCCGTTCTTTTGGCGGCGGGTGCCGACGCCGAGAGGGCTAACCTTGATGGCCTCACGCCGCTCAACATGGCGACGCGATCCGGAAACCTCGTGATGATCCGATCGCTTACGGGCCATAAAGTGCCCGATTTCCATCGCTGGGCGGAACCGACATCCTCACCGACGTGGACCTCCATCGCCGAATGA
- a CDS encoding DUF1559 family PulG-like putative transporter — protein sequence MRNQAKRGGRRPGFTLVELLVVIGIIALLISILLPSLSRAREAGNRTKCLSNLRQLGMAFTMYCNDNKQQYPRPAGGVAGGLPEDWVHWEAARKLEDSRIAPYISRPMNPEVLRCPSDTLESHKTAYKYSYSVNFNICRISGNKTLKTTQVRSPSDKILIVEESSETVDDGCWAWQAELGRGKNVISARHDRQYEDSTDFTKGRANVAFCDGHAEFISRSDSFDARYWDPLKN from the coding sequence ATGCGAAATCAAGCGAAGCGAGGCGGGCGGCGGCCGGGGTTCACGCTCGTCGAGTTGCTCGTCGTCATCGGCATTATTGCGCTGCTGATCAGCATTCTGCTGCCTTCGCTCTCGCGTGCGCGTGAGGCCGGAAATCGAACCAAGTGCCTCAGCAATCTGCGTCAGCTGGGCATGGCGTTCACGATGTATTGCAACGACAACAAGCAGCAGTACCCGCGTCCCGCCGGCGGCGTGGCGGGGGGTCTGCCCGAGGATTGGGTACATTGGGAAGCGGCGCGGAAACTGGAAGATAGTCGTATCGCGCCCTACATCAGCCGCCCGATGAACCCGGAGGTTCTACGTTGTCCGAGCGACACCCTGGAGTCTCACAAAACCGCCTACAAGTACAGCTACAGTGTGAACTTCAACATCTGCCGGATTAGCGGTAACAAGACGCTTAAAACCACGCAGGTGCGTAGCCCCTCCGACAAGATCCTCATCGTCGAAGAAAGTTCGGAAACCGTCGATGACGGATGCTGGGCCTGGCAGGCAGAGCTCGGCAGAGGGAAGAACGTCATTTCCGCGCGTCACGACCGGCAGTACGAAGACTCCACCGACTTCACGAAGGGAAGAGCCAACGTAGCGTTTTGTGACGGCCACGCGGAGTTTATCTCCCGTTCCGACTCATTCGACGCGCGATACTGGGACCCGCTCAAGAACTAA
- a CDS encoding IS5 family transposase: MMARYEITDDQWALLKDLFPRQARGGKWLNHRTVLNGMLWILRSGAPWRDLPERYGKFGTVNQRFNRWRRDGTFDKILKALQIRLDKAGKIDWDLWLVDGTNIRAGRAAAGARKKKHPLDTLEPDDHHLGRSRGGWGSKLHLVTDGKGLILGATLTAGQTHESTQLHNLIHSVRRPRRIGWPDQLAGDKGYSYESTREFLKDCGIEPVIPRKSNQKRPIGERFDKKTYRKRSRIEQAVGWLKECRRLATRYEKLGLSFLGFVKLGIMLKYLRILGPLDRA, encoded by the coding sequence CTGATGGCTCGCTACGAAATCACGGACGATCAATGGGCCCTTCTCAAGGACCTGTTTCCCAGGCAGGCTCGCGGCGGCAAGTGGCTCAATCATCGCACCGTCCTCAACGGCATGCTCTGGATTCTCCGCTCGGGCGCTCCTTGGCGTGACCTGCCCGAACGCTACGGCAAGTTCGGAACGGTCAACCAACGCTTCAACCGCTGGCGTCGCGACGGCACCTTCGACAAGATCCTCAAGGCCCTTCAGATCCGACTGGACAAGGCCGGCAAGATCGACTGGGACCTGTGGCTGGTCGACGGCACGAACATCCGCGCCGGCCGGGCCGCGGCCGGTGCTCGCAAAAAAAAGCACCCGCTCGACACCCTCGAACCCGACGACCACCATTTGGGCCGCAGCCGCGGCGGATGGGGATCGAAACTCCACCTGGTTACTGACGGCAAGGGCCTTATCCTCGGAGCCACCCTCACGGCCGGTCAGACGCACGAATCGACGCAACTCCACAACCTGATCCACAGTGTCCGCAGACCTCGTCGGATCGGCTGGCCCGATCAACTGGCAGGCGACAAGGGATACAGCTACGAATCAACTCGCGAGTTCCTCAAAGACTGCGGCATCGAGCCGGTCATCCCGCGAAAGAGCAACCAGAAACGCCCCATAGGCGAACGTTTCGACAAGAAAACCTACCGGAAACGATCCCGCATCGAGCAGGCCGTGGGCTGGTTGAAAGAGTGCCGGAGACTGGCCACCCGGTACGAAAAGCTCGGACTAAGCTTCCTTGGCTTCGTAAAACTCGGAATCATGCTGAAATACTTGAGGATTCTGGGTCCATTAGACAGAGCCTAG
- a CDS encoding Gfo/Idh/MocA family protein, which translates to MSTIGVGIIGSGGIALQNHLPGFALCPDTKVVALCDSNPAVLAEASQKWGIRATHAKWEELIARDDVNAVVIATPNFLHPQIAKAAAAAGKHVLCEKPIALNYPDALDMATVCENAGIRHMTAFTYRFVPAMRYMTHLVKQGDIGQPYHFRAQRFQDWGDRNLGWRQVKKLAGSGELGDMLSHRIDYGHFLVGPISRLVSDQKRMIDTRAGNSVSDLDDWVAILAQYKTGCTGVLESTKLATGRGEGLYGQDVAEVNGPDGTLTFTTQKPLELRIGNRRTTDLQTVPVPKEFLVYPGSKRDPSDGDPVKTFRYDQNYEFIAAIRECRPCTPSLWDGVRAQAVMDAAIQSAEQGKWIDVPQVRS; encoded by the coding sequence TTGAGCACCATCGGCGTCGGCATCATTGGCAGCGGCGGCATTGCCCTGCAGAACCATCTTCCCGGCTTTGCCCTTTGTCCGGACACCAAAGTCGTAGCGCTTTGCGACAGCAATCCCGCTGTCCTCGCCGAGGCGAGCCAGAAGTGGGGCATTCGGGCCACGCATGCCAAATGGGAGGAACTTATCGCCCGCGACGACGTGAATGCCGTCGTCATCGCAACGCCCAACTTCCTGCACCCGCAGATCGCCAAGGCCGCCGCCGCCGCCGGCAAGCATGTCCTGTGCGAGAAGCCCATCGCCCTGAACTACCCCGACGCGCTGGACATGGCGACCGTCTGCGAGAATGCCGGCATCCGCCACATGACGGCGTTTACCTATCGCTTCGTCCCGGCGATGCGTTACATGACCCACCTGGTCAAGCAGGGGGACATCGGCCAGCCTTACCATTTCCGGGCCCAGCGTTTCCAGGACTGGGGCGACCGCAATCTCGGCTGGCGCCAGGTGAAAAAACTCGCCGGCTCCGGTGAGCTCGGCGACATGCTCAGTCACCGCATCGATTACGGCCACTTCCTGGTCGGGCCGATCAGCCGCCTCGTCTCCGACCAAAAGCGCATGATCGACACGCGAGCCGGTAATTCCGTCAGCGACCTCGACGACTGGGTCGCCATCCTGGCGCAATACAAGACCGGCTGCACCGGCGTTCTGGAAAGCACGAAACTGGCGACCGGCCGCGGCGAAGGCCTTTACGGGCAGGACGTCGCCGAGGTCAACGGTCCCGACGGAACGCTGACGTTCACCACGCAGAAGCCTCTGGAACTAAGGATCGGAAACCGACGGACCACCGACCTTCAGACCGTACCTGTTCCGAAGGAGTTCCTGGTCTACCCGGGTTCAAAGCGCGACCCGAGCGACGGCGACCCTGTTAAGACATTCCGTTACGACCAGAATTACGAGTTCATCGCGGCAATCCGCGAATGCCGGCCTTGCACGCCGAGTTTGTGGGATGGCGTCCGGGCGCAGGCGGTCATGGACGCAGCGATTCAGTCGGCAGAGCAGGGCAAGTGGATCGACGTGCCGCAAGTGCGATCGTGA
- a CDS encoding SGNH/GDSL hydrolase family protein, which yields MTESIETLPRKGSGWRRATKVVIIGSTLLILLVSIASNYVLFRQFDRTYRELSATQLDPLGLVTANFPPDVPSDAAAKKLPAVMFLGDSRARQWPVPTVPGCRFVNRGIGGQTTEQVKGRFDLLASDEAPDVLVIQAGINDLKAIPLFPHRRDKIVADCKANLRHIVDQSMAGKSVVVLTTIFPTGDVTLDRRWVWSPEIERAIIEVNGELRRWVADRHWPADRVVLLDSWSLLQTNGKLREGFGKDTLHLSPQGYEALNGELAAVVRSALRTRAASNAGPSSRP from the coding sequence ATGACCGAATCCATTGAAACGCTACCGCGGAAGGGCTCGGGGTGGCGACGCGCTACCAAGGTCGTCATCATTGGGTCAACATTGCTCATCCTGCTTGTATCGATTGCCAGCAACTACGTCCTCTTCCGCCAGTTTGATCGCACCTATCGCGAGCTCTCCGCGACGCAGCTCGATCCGCTCGGGCTCGTCACCGCGAATTTTCCCCCTGATGTCCCATCCGATGCCGCCGCGAAGAAGCTGCCGGCCGTCATGTTCCTGGGCGATTCCCGGGCGCGACAGTGGCCTGTCCCTACTGTGCCGGGCTGTCGGTTCGTCAACCGCGGCATCGGCGGGCAGACGACCGAGCAGGTGAAGGGACGCTTTGACCTTCTGGCCAGTGACGAAGCGCCCGATGTGCTGGTGATTCAAGCCGGCATCAATGACCTGAAGGCGATCCCCCTCTTCCCGCACCGGCGCGACAAGATCGTCGCCGACTGCAAGGCCAACCTTCGGCACATCGTCGATCAAAGCATGGCCGGGAAAAGCGTCGTGGTCCTGACGACCATCTTCCCGACCGGAGATGTGACGTTGGACCGCCGGTGGGTTTGGTCGCCGGAAATCGAGCGGGCGATCATTGAGGTCAACGGCGAGCTGCGCAGGTGGGTGGCGGACAGGCACTGGCCGGCCGATCGGGTGGTTCTCCTGGATTCGTGGTCGCTGTTGCAGACGAACGGCAAATTGCGCGAAGGCTTTGGCAAGGACACCCTGCACCTCAGCCCACAGGGCTACGAAGCGCTAAACGGGGAGCTTGCAGCCGTCGTGAGGTCCGCACTGCGGACCAGAGCGGCAAGCAATGCGGGACCGTCTTCGCGACCGTAA
- the phoU gene encoding phosphate signaling complex protein PhoU: protein MRFAAVYCRKSSPGTGNCGTLESLAPVPGSTPEVGGPDPMSRHFQDLVSDLRGRLARMTAAIQSLVEVAVESVFHADVKLAQDAILSDARVDDEEVEVEKMAIDLLALHQPAASDLRLITTIIKVNSDFERIADCAVNVAQRVLPLARVGNYRPPADLKLMASTVLTTLRDTIKSFNLNDVEMARQVLRSDDVVDALYHQIVQDMLSDMERNGPSASTDLSNIMIAKNLERIADHCTNIAEDVIYVHSGRIIRHLHAV from the coding sequence TTGCGTTTTGCAGCAGTTTACTGCCGGAAGTCCTCGCCCGGTACCGGCAACTGTGGTACATTAGAGAGTCTCGCGCCGGTTCCCGGCTCGACGCCAGAGGTTGGAGGACCCGATCCCATGTCACGTCATTTTCAGGATTTAGTCTCCGATCTGCGTGGACGGCTCGCAAGGATGACCGCCGCCATTCAGTCCCTGGTAGAAGTTGCGGTGGAATCGGTGTTTCACGCCGATGTCAAGCTTGCCCAGGATGCCATCCTCTCCGACGCCCGAGTCGACGATGAGGAAGTTGAAGTTGAAAAGATGGCGATCGACCTGCTGGCGTTGCATCAGCCGGCCGCAAGCGATCTTCGGCTCATTACTACGATCATCAAGGTCAACTCTGATTTCGAGCGAATCGCCGACTGCGCGGTGAATGTCGCCCAGCGCGTCCTGCCACTTGCCCGGGTCGGCAACTACCGCCCGCCCGCCGACCTGAAGCTGATGGCGAGCACGGTATTGACGACCCTCAGGGATACCATCAAGTCTTTCAATCTCAACGACGTGGAGATGGCTCGGCAGGTTCTGCGAAGTGACGACGTCGTCGATGCCCTGTATCACCAGATCGTCCAGGATATGCTGAGCGACATGGAGCGCAACGGCCCATCCGCCAGCACGGATCTGTCGAATATCATGATCGCGAAGAACCTCGAGCGGATCGCCGATCACTGCACGAACATCGCCGAGGACGTGATTTACGTTCACAGTGGCCGGATCATTCGCCACCTGCATGCTGTCTGA